The DNA region CACAGAAAAGCACTTCAAATCAGAATGGGAGCCTACCTTTAATCTGGTATGCGCCGGAAGTTCTGGAAGagcaagaacatggaaaaagtACTGAGAAAAAGTACGCAGAAAAGTCCGATGTGTATAGCTTTGGGATGGTTTGCTTTGAGCTTCTGACAGGGAAAGTGCCCTTTGAGGACAGTCATCTCCAAGGGGACAAGATGAGCCGAAACATAAGGGCGGGGGAGAGGCCGCTGTTCCCATTCTACTCTCTTAGATATGTGACCAACCTCACAAAGAAATGTTGGCATAGTGATCCATACCAACGGCCAAGCTTCTCGTCCATCTGCAGGATTCTTCGCTATATCAAACGGTTCCTTGCAATGAATCCTGATTACAACAGCCAGCTAGACCCACCGGTTCCTATGGTAGATTACTGTGAGATTGAGTCAGTGCTTCTGAAAAAGATTCCTTCTTGGGGGACTTCTGAACCATCACCATTATCACAAATCCCATTCCAAATGTTCGTTTATAGGAtcgcagagagagaaagaacatCTTCAAGCCTGAAGGATACTTCAGAATCGGGAAGCGACGGAGCTTCAATCTGTGGGGACGAAATTGTGGTCCCTGCAGATGATTCGTTCCCATCAACACCTGAAAGGAAGAGTTTCTCTTCGCCTGATAGCGTGAAAAAGAAACTTCCATTCTTGAAGAAATCATCAGATGTGAAAGCCAACAGACTATCAGGTTGCCCTAACCACACAACTCATTTGTTCCTGATTATTTTCAAGACACAAATTAAACACCTACAACTTATTCACAATCatggaaaaataagaaaaggaGAGTAGTGTAGTATACAGACATGCTATGGTCAATAAGAAAACAGGATTAATTCTTTTACGCACATGTGAACTGATGCGATCTTTCTTTCGGTTACACAGGAACACCAAGAGGACGGTCCAGACCTCCACAGATGACCCCTTGTGGCCGCAGTGTTAGTCTGAGATTGGGTTCAGAAAGCCAGCTGATGGAAATGAGTCCAAGAATACGGAGAACTAAATCCGGACATGTCTCAGATTCAGAGCTCTCCTAGACCTTGATATGTCACACATTGTGtcaacaaattatcaaagcttCCATCTAATTTTCAGTCTATGGATTGCTCAGACGAACATAAGAGAAGCACGGTTCAAGATAGGAACAGTTTAGCTTGCCCCGAGAAGTAAACTGTGTTCAAGAACACAAAAACCTCTGCTGACGAAAACTCAAATGTACAGAAACAACTCTATACCAGGAGAGagacggaggaagaagaaattgtTTAAGTCCCGAAAGTAAGGGGCAAGATTTGCAAGAGCATTGGGATTTCATTTCACAGTCAGAACAAGATATACATACACCATGAATGGGCAGAAACTCAGGGATCCTTCGCGATATCTTTACAAAGAGTTGGGTACAAACTTACAAGTTCGAGTCATATAGAGCTTACCTTTTGTACATAACATATAAAAATGTGGCAGACCCTTCCAATCATGATAGCTTGAAGGTTTGCACTCTGTAGAGGAACGATCTATTCAAGGCATCCGTCGAGCATAGTGCAGGCGAGACTTCAACAGTGATGATATCTGACAAGATATTACCGCTTAACAGCAAGACAAAAGACAATCGGAAATCATTTCAGCCGGGGGCGAAAAAAGAGATTGTATATATCTTTGCAAAGCATTTAGAAGAGGCAcagtttctattaaaatttagaGTTCCAAGCATTTAGACTGATATCTGTACATTTAATAATTTCTTCAACAGGTTGATTAGGTTTTATATAACTTGAGAAATTCTTTGACAACGCGGCTCATCTACCCTTGCCAACTTCTGTCCACTTTCATAATTTACTACTCCAGGGAACGCTCCGGGAATAAATCGGAGGAACCTTTTAGTTAATATACAATGATCTTCAGTAACCTCCAGTTTTGGAGGAAGACCAGCTCAAACATCGCTGCTGTACCCGTGATTACATGAATGTCTGCATTCCATTCCCGCTCTGACATTAACGAATGGTACAAAAATGTCAGTATCAAGTTATCAACAGGTAGATTGTTTTCTTCATGAAGTTCCCTTGTCACCAGCAGCCCATTAATTGATATCTTTTACAGTCCTATACGCATCCAGGAAGCGAAGGGTTGGCTCTGTTAAATTTCTGTTCAGTGTAATCTTCAACCTGACCCGGTTCTGCTTCCAGTACCCATTTTGATCCTAACAGGACgtacaaataaaagaattttGGGGACAGAACAGATTCTTTAGATGATTGAGGGCGATAAACTTCAATCACACCATCTGCAATAATTTCAAAGTTCCACTTGAGTTGGCAGCAACAAGTATGTTAGACTTTCTTCTCCAACAGACACTCGAGACAAACTGCCCGCTGCAATCACCAACCTCACTTCCAGAAACAGGATCAATTGCTCCAAATTTATGTGAAGTGATGGGCATCGGTAGACTTCTGTAATAACTATAAACCTGTCAAGGGAAAAGCACAGAGAGCGGAACAATTATAATTAGTTAAAATCGGAGCAAGTGTTGGAAGGTTTCTAATTTGTCAGAGATTATTCACTTAGGAACATATCTTTCTGAAAAATCCTACATTACGCAGGCCCTTCGCCATCACATGCTCATTCTAATACAACATGACACGTTAAAGGGTATGGCCAGAGGATGCTTCAAACACCAACCCATtattgaaaaatattaattCATATCTGGAGCACAAAAACTTGGAAGATAAACAAATTCATACCTCGTTAGTTTCTGATCCACATGCTATGTATCCATCTGAAACAGATAAACCCACGAAATTCTGAAAAGGCAAGACGTGACGAGTTAGAACTATAGATAAGCTATGCAAAACATGAAATGCTAGGAAAGTCGTATGTCCAGAGTAATTAGCCAACCTTCTCATTAGTGTGACCGCTAAATGTTAAGCTGCAGGCATTGGGAGACAATCCGGTTGAGGTAGATTGGTTAAGATCCCAAAGCTTCAGAGTGTTGTCTGTAGATGCAGAAACAAGGGTTTCCGCATCTACAAATTTTACATAGCTAACAGCTTTTCCATGACCAGGTAAAGTGCACCAAGGGATTCTAGTATTCCGAAGATCATAGCCATAAATTTTGTAATCAGCGGATCCAAAAACCACGAGATTGGAAGAGTATTCAGAGAACTGAACACAACATACATTAGCTGCGTTCCAGATtgtgtttgttgattttttctGCATAAATAGATGAAAACTTTCAGAAAGATAATCGAGGTCATGAAGATGGAAATATCTTGCTTTCTAAAGCAATATTCAGAACCATATACGAGAGCATACCTCATTAGTGCTCCAGAGTTTCACTGTACAGTCATCACTTCCACTAGCAAACTTCTTTGGGTCAGCTTGAGAGAAGTCGACACACCAAGCCCGCCTTTGGTGCTCTACATACTGAGAAAATCCTTGACCAGTAGTTGCATCCCACATCTGAATGAAGACAAATGAATACGGCATTTTTTATTCGTAAAGAGAACAGGATGGTGACTTAAAAGATCGCACAGGTATGCACGATTCGATTTATGTCTGAATTTACAAATTTTACACGCTAATAGGTAgaaaaaattttgtaaaaaatacaCACCTGTACGACTCCATCATAATCCGATGAAGCCAGATAGTTCTTAAAATAGTTGTTCCAGCAAACACAGCTCAACTTAGATTTGTGTGGCATTTCAACTACAGGataatggatatccaaagaatTGTCTACAAGCGCATCAAAATCAAAGATCTTGATTTTCTTTGATACTCCAGCCGTAGCAATGTACTCCTCATCACGGTCGAAACTCAAACAGCAAATCACATTGCTAGAGTTTAGAAGATCTCTGTTTCTTAATGTCCCACATACTTCAAACTTGCTAAAGCGAGAAAACTTGGGTAAACCGTCAAAAAAGGCTCCAAGCCGATCACCTGATTTCTGGTTGGTGCTTGAATCTTGACTACCATTTCGCACATGACGCCAACTGTCTCGATTGTTTAACACCTCCTTATCAGGGCGTGCTGCAGGAGCAGTTTTCTTTAGCCTCATCTGGTATCTTGTGGATGCGTAAGCATCCCCTAACTGGTTGATATTCATCATCAATTGCGTCTCAATCATATTTGACACTGAACCCTGTTCTCTGTCACTATGAAATTCCTTGTGTGCTAAGGAAGCATCTGAGGATATTCCTGATAAGGGCCTCCccccaaacttgtttatatCTTCTTCTAAGCGTCTTATTTCTTCAACTAACTTAGAGGCATGACCTTGCTTCTTGTCTTTTAATGAGCTGAGAAAACTAAGTAATGCCTCTGATTCTGCATCAAAATCATCAGCAGATTTTGAGAAATCGTCACAAGAAGCCGATTCTTGTTTTCCACCCATCAGTTCAGACTGCAGGATCTCTCTGCAGCACACCGGACAATAAGAACTTCAAAATTTGgccaattaaacataaataaggGATATACCTTCAGGTCAACATGCACTATATGATTAATATTGTAATGCTACCAAAGTATTGATTTTTCATACTTATGACAGTTAATAAAAATAGCAGAAGGCAGTAAATTAGAGAACTGCAGATGGTGATACCTAGTTGTTGGACGAGACAAAGGTTCAGGATGTAGAAGCCATAAGCAAAAGCCAGCTCCGAGTGGATTTTGAGAAAGAAAATTTGGTGGCAGAATCCGATCGTGCAAATCCCACATCAATGCGGAATGCACCTCCCATGAGTCACAGAGACGCAACAACTGTCATGAACAGGCTGAGCAAGTCAAATAACCCGGAGGACAGAACAATTGAAgtcaaaagcaaaaacaaacagTTCAAAAAAAAGAACTCGTCAAAACAGTGGAAAATATCTTCTCACCTCAAAAAGAAGGACCCCAAGGGCATAGACATTTGAAGAAAGTGTGCAACCTCTCTCACTGAACTCCTCCGGACTGGTATACCATTTTTCTTCCAACTGAACAATTGCAGAAGTTGACCCTTGCTGTACTGCAACCAATTTATTTTGGTAGCTTGAATTCATTCGGAACTGGAGTTCACCATACTCAAATTTTTTTGGACCAGCTATGAAATATTCGTCCTCATTACCTTCACTCATTTTTGTC from Malus domestica chromosome 01, GDT2T_hap1 includes:
- the LOC103412857 gene encoding protein SUPPRESSOR OF PHYA-105 1, which codes for MDGMENFVDNMAANRVAVRNEKLKPKEVDPFHNVALEGQNLPESPVVSTMEGKDLSRCVTSSSGFEPRWSANGMGQVVEELKLKHYRKPDSASSQECWQDPDPAVARGFRSKNFRGDSTSLGNDQNLLRVRGELREMSPRVRSLKPLSSNHSEQEADKLSAYLRAEDSKIMSNNMLSIAKKRLKTQSTNSNSQLLVKEMSKGKTISKFPEPYGGFGSQVVGQNDLKPRYGSEVASDAELKANANNDRLSSHVQNQSGTKSISYGISLREWLKPGSHKVDVAERLLIFRQIVELVDFAHSQGVPLQDLRPSRFILLPSNEIKYTGGSAIREPISIVNRDLINKRQSEQDADADAERILGGTQTKMSEGNEDEYFIAGPKKFEYGELQFRMNSSYQNKLVAVQQGSTSAIVQLEEKWYTSPEEFSERGCTLSSNVYALGVLLFELLRLCDSWEVHSALMWDLHDRILPPNFLSQNPLGAGFCLWLLHPEPLSRPTTREILQSELMGGKQESASCDDFSKSADDFDAESEALLSFLSSLKDKKQGHASKLVEEIRRLEEDINKFGGRPLSGISSDASLAHKEFHSDREQGSVSNMIETQLMMNINQLGDAYASTRYQMRLKKTAPAARPDKEVLNNRDSWRHVRNGSQDSSTNQKSGDRLGAFFDGLPKFSRFSKFEVCGTLRNRDLLNSSNVICCLSFDRDEEYIATAGVSKKIKIFDFDALVDNSLDIHYPVVEMPHKSKLSCVCWNNYFKNYLASSDYDGVVQMWDATTGQGFSQYVEHQRRAWCVDFSQADPKKFASGSDDCTVKLWSTNEKKSTNTIWNAANVCCVQFSEYSSNLVVFGSADYKIYGYDLRNTRIPWCTLPGHGKAVSYVKFVDAETLVSASTDNTLKLWDLNQSTSTGLSPNACSLTFSGHTNEKNFVGLSVSDGYIACGSETNEVYSYYRSLPMPITSHKFGAIDPVSGSEVGDCSGQFVSSVCWRRKSNILVAANSSGTLKLLQMV